The following proteins are co-located in the Pseudomonas cavernae genome:
- the sstT gene encoding serine/threonine transporter SstT encodes MSAMRRPLLYSIVRGSLVLQILIGLCAGIALALLWPAAALKVALLGKVFVTALKSVAPILVFVLVMAAIANHRQGQQTHIRPILALYAIGTLAAALVAVVGSFLFPSHLVLAAPDSGITAPGGIAEVLQGLLLSAVANPVQALIDANFIGILAWAIGLGFAMRQAGESTRTLLGDLAHGVSLIVRLVIRCAPLGIFGLVAATLAESGFHALYGYLHLLAVLLCCMLFVALLVNPLIVFCKIRRNPYPLVFTCLRESGITAFFTRSSAANIPVNLQLCERLGLHEDTYSVSIPLGATINMAGAAITITVLTLAAVHTLGIQVDLGSALLLSLIASISAAGVSGVAGGSLLLVPLACGLFGISSEIAMQVVAVGFIIGILQDSAETALNSSTDVLFTAAGCMAAGESEELSQQTVTEE; translated from the coding sequence ATGAGCGCAATGCGTCGTCCGCTTCTCTATTCCATCGTCCGCGGTAGCCTGGTCCTGCAGATCCTCATCGGGCTGTGCGCCGGCATCGCCCTGGCCCTGCTGTGGCCAGCCGCCGCGCTGAAGGTCGCGCTACTCGGCAAGGTGTTCGTCACCGCGCTGAAGTCGGTGGCGCCGATCCTGGTGTTCGTGCTGGTGATGGCCGCCATCGCCAACCATCGCCAGGGCCAACAGACCCACATCCGCCCGATCCTCGCCCTCTACGCCATCGGCACCCTGGCCGCAGCGCTGGTCGCGGTGGTCGGCAGCTTCCTGTTTCCCTCGCACCTGGTACTGGCCGCTCCGGACAGCGGCATCACCGCGCCCGGCGGCATCGCCGAAGTGCTGCAGGGCCTGCTGCTCAGCGCGGTGGCCAACCCGGTGCAGGCGCTGATCGACGCCAACTTCATCGGCATCCTGGCCTGGGCCATCGGCCTCGGCTTCGCCATGCGCCAGGCCGGCGAGAGCACCCGCACCCTGCTCGGCGACCTGGCCCACGGCGTCTCGCTGATCGTCAGACTGGTGATCCGCTGCGCGCCGCTGGGCATCTTCGGCCTGGTCGCCGCGACGCTCGCCGAGTCCGGCTTCCATGCGCTGTACGGCTACCTGCACCTGCTCGCCGTGCTGCTCTGCTGCATGCTGTTCGTCGCCCTGCTGGTCAACCCGCTGATCGTGTTCTGCAAGATTCGCCGCAACCCCTACCCGCTGGTGTTCACCTGCCTGCGCGAAAGCGGCATCACCGCCTTCTTCACCCGCAGCTCGGCGGCCAACATTCCGGTCAACCTGCAGTTGTGCGAGCGCCTGGGCCTGCACGAGGACACCTATTCGGTGTCGATTCCGCTCGGCGCGACCATCAACATGGCCGGCGCAGCGATCACCATCACTGTGCTGACCCTGGCCGCGGTGCACACCCTGGGCATCCAGGTCGACCTGGGCAGCGCCCTGCTGCTCAGCCTGATCGCCTCGATCAGCGCCGCCGGGGTGTCCGGCGTGGCCGGCGGCTCGCTGCTGCTGGTGCCGCTGGCCTGCGGGCTGTTCGGCATCTCCAGCGAGATCGCCATGCAGGTGGTGGCGGTCGGCTTCATCATCGGCATCCTCCAGGACTCGGCGGAAACCGCGCTGAACTCCTCGACCGACGTGCTGTTCACCGCGGCGGGCTGCATGGCCGCCGGGGAGAGCGAGGAGCTGTCGCAGCAGACTGTTACGGAGGAGTGA
- the dmeF gene encoding CDF family Co(II)/Ni(II) efflux transporter DmeF, translating into MSPAASTEAWSHSHVFDEGNPLAERNTLWAVVLTAVMMVAEIAGGWFFNSMALLADGWHMSSHALALGLSVAAYAAARRFAHDQRFNFGTWKIEVLGGYTSAIALVMVAGLMLYQSVERLIAPSPIHYDQAIAIAIGGLLVNLACAWLLRGGHSHSHSHDAHGHHHHHDHHHDLNLRSAYLHVMADAATSVLAILALIGGKYWGASWLDPVMGIVGAGLVASWAYGLLRETGRVLLDAEMDAPVVAEIREVIEACPIPVQISDLHVWRVGKGKYACIVSLVTSGASSPDYFKERLRVHEELVHITVEVNGRQPI; encoded by the coding sequence ATGTCGCCTGCAGCTTCTACCGAGGCCTGGAGCCACTCTCATGTGTTTGATGAGGGGAACCCGCTAGCCGAGAGGAACACCCTCTGGGCGGTTGTCCTCACTGCCGTAATGATGGTCGCCGAGATTGCCGGGGGCTGGTTCTTCAACTCGATGGCGCTACTCGCCGACGGTTGGCACATGAGTTCCCATGCCTTGGCGCTCGGTTTGTCGGTTGCGGCCTACGCCGCGGCCAGGCGCTTTGCCCATGACCAGCGCTTTAACTTCGGCACTTGGAAAATCGAGGTGCTGGGCGGCTACACCAGCGCCATCGCCTTGGTCATGGTCGCCGGTTTGATGCTCTATCAATCCGTCGAGCGGCTGATCGCGCCGTCGCCGATCCATTACGACCAAGCCATCGCCATCGCCATCGGCGGTCTGCTGGTCAATCTGGCCTGCGCCTGGTTGCTCAGGGGCGGCCATAGCCATAGCCACAGTCATGACGCTCATGGGCATCACCACCATCATGACCATCACCATGATCTGAACCTGCGCTCCGCCTATCTGCACGTGATGGCGGATGCGGCCACATCGGTGCTCGCCATTCTGGCGCTGATCGGTGGCAAGTACTGGGGCGCCAGCTGGCTCGACCCGGTCATGGGGATAGTCGGCGCCGGTCTGGTGGCGTCCTGGGCTTACGGATTGCTGCGCGAGACCGGGCGCGTCTTGCTCGATGCGGAAATGGATGCGCCGGTGGTGGCGGAGATCCGGGAAGTCATCGAAGCCTGCCCGATACCGGTGCAGATCAGCGACCTGCATGTCTGGCGGGTCGGCAAAGGCAAATACGCCTGCATCGTTAGCCTGGTCACCTCAGGCGCCAGCAGTCCCGACTATTTCAAGGAGCGCTTGCGCGTGCACGAGGAGTTGGTGCACATCACCGTCGAAGTCAACGGGCGTCAGCCCATCTAG
- a CDS encoding metal/formaldehyde-sensitive transcriptional repressor encodes MAHTIHEKKRLLTRIRRIKGQAEALEKALEQEAECIAVLQQIAAIRGAVNGLMTEVLEGHIREHLGPEAIAPEQRKEDLEQVLSALRSYLK; translated from the coding sequence ATGGCACATACCATTCACGAAAAAAAGCGCTTGCTGACGCGCATTCGCCGCATCAAAGGGCAAGCAGAGGCCCTGGAAAAGGCCCTGGAGCAAGAGGCTGAATGTATTGCGGTGCTTCAGCAGATTGCCGCGATCCGCGGGGCCGTGAACGGCTTGATGACCGAGGTGCTGGAAGGGCACATCCGCGAACACCTTGGACCGGAAGCCATCGCCCCGGAGCAACGCAAGGAAGATCTGGAGCAAGTGCTTTCGGCACTGCGCTCCTACCTCAAGTAA